Genomic window (Alkalinema sp. FACHB-956):
CAGGAGACCGTTATCCTATCTCAACGGATACAGATTTTTCTCAGGCTACTTTATGTGAACTACCAACACATCATCACAATAGAACCTCGAAAGCGCAGTGGTAAGCCGTGTATCCGGGGAATGCGAATTACGGTGTATGACATCTTAGAATATCTGGCCAGTGGAATGACCGAGGCAGAAATTCTGGAAGATTTTTCTGAACTGACTCCCGAAGACATCAGAGCTTGCCTTGCGTTTGCTGCCGATCGTGAGCGTCGAGTTATGATCGCTCCCTTATCCATATAACAATACTCCGGACACATTTTCCAGAGAAAAAGGGGTTAAAAATCGACAAAAAGCGATTCATCGGATAAGGTGCCAGTATCAACTCAAGCACGAGATGAATCGCATTATGGATATTGTACACAGCCTACTGAATCAAGTGGGTGGTTTCGCAAACCGCAAGGCCAATTTCTAGCGAGTCTGTTTGTGACGTTATGGGTTGTGTGTGGCAAGGCGAATTTCACCAATTTGAGTCGATAT
Coding sequences:
- a CDS encoding DUF433 domain-containing protein; translation: MNYQHIITIEPRKRSGKPCIRGMRITVYDILEYLASGMTEAEILEDFSELTPEDIRACLAFAADRERRVMIAPLSI